One Oxyura jamaicensis isolate SHBP4307 breed ruddy duck chromosome 9 unlocalized genomic scaffold, BPBGC_Ojam_1.0 oxy9_random_OJ106417, whole genome shotgun sequence DNA segment encodes these proteins:
- the LOC118157661 gene encoding pituitary tumor-transforming gene 1 protein-interacting protein-like — protein sequence MAPLRALRFCAALALALLPAAARGEEEAAGDCHQYTNRSCEECLKNVTCLWCVSSKRCMPYPVRRILPPADLCELRSARWGVCWVNFEALIIAMSVVGGMILIMLGVCCCCCCKKKSKKPDKEDERAARERERRRVRQEERRAEMKSRHDEIRRKYGLFKEENPYAKFDN from the exons ATGGCCCCGCTCCGGGCGCTCCGGTTCTGCGCCGCCCTGGCCCTGGCGCTGCTCCCCGCGGCCGCGCGGGgcgaggaggaggcggcgggag attGCCACCAGTACACGAACAGGAGCTGTGAAGAGTGCCTGAAGAACGTCACG TGCCTGTGGTGTGTCAGCAGCAAGCGGTGCATGCCATACCCTGTGCGGCGGATCCTGCCACCGGCCGACCTGTGCGAGCTCCGCTCTGCGCGCTGGGGAGTCTGCTGGG TGAACTTTGAAGCCCTGATCATTGCAATGTCTGTGGTGGGAGGAATGATCCTTATCATGCTgggtgtctgctgctgctgctgttgcaagaaaaagagcaaaaa GCCGGACAAGGAGGACGAGCGAGCAGCCCGGGAGCGGGAGCGGAGGCGGGTGCGCCAGGAAGAGAG gagagcagagatgAAGTCGCGGCACGATGAAATCCGAAGGAAATACG GCCTGTTCAAAGAAGAGAACCCCTACGCCAAGTTTGACAACTAG
- the LOC118157664 gene encoding small ubiquitin-related modifier 3-like, with protein sequence RAANGAGGGEGRGEARARSRGRLAAAAAGPERGPLPSARARLPPSPPGPPPPPPPVGVEKPGEGVKTENDHINLKVAGQDGSVVQFKIKRHTPLSKLMKAYCERQGLSMRQIRFRFDGQPINEADTPAQLEMEDEDTIDVFQQQTGGVC encoded by the exons CGGGCGGCCAAtggcgcgggggggggggaggggaggggcgaGGCGCGGGCGCGCTCTCGCGGGCGgttggcggcggcggcggcgggtcCCGAGCGCGGGCCGCTCCCCTCAGCGCGTGCCCgcctgcccccctcccctcccggccccccccctcccccccccccagtcgGGGTGGAGAAGCCCGGG GAAGGGGTGAAAACGGAGAACGACCACATCAACCTGAAGGTGGCCGGGCAGGACGGCTCCGTGGTGCAGTTCAAGATCAAGAGGCACACGCCGCTGAGCAAGCTGATGAAGGCGTACTGCGAGAGGCAG GGTTTGTCAATGAGGCAGATTAGATTCAGATTTGATGGACAACCGATCAATGAAGCAGACACACCTGCACAG CTGGAGATGGAAGATGAAGACACTATCGATGTGTTCCAACAGCAGACAGGTGGAGTGTGTTAA